ACAactaaaattaaaagaaaaaaacaagCAACTACATCACTCAAGATCGTTATCCTATCGTGCACTGTGTTAATAGACAAAATTAGTAACTTAAGTTAAAAGATGAATGTCGACACATACAGTCGACACGGTCTCCACTCCGGACTTTTTTGAGCTTGGATGCAAGTCGATCGGGATCTGCAATATGAATGTGAAATATCATTTTGATAATCattttaaaattcaaaacattttaCTCGTTTCTCCATTATGCTCACTATATAGCAACCGCTTTTAAGTTATGTATATAAGGTCATACCCCACGTCCATTGTCAGTGATGCACACTGACCCGTATGTGAGTAGGACAATGTCGACTTTTGAAGCAAAACCAGCTTGGGCTTCATCAACAGCGTTATCCAGTATTTCATAAACCTGATTTATAGATATAAATAAGCATCATAATAGGAAAAAACTAATGTTTTGAGGTAAAGTGAGAAAGATACCAGATGATGTAGACCACGAAACCCCGTACTTCCAATGTGCATTACAGGTCTTTTCCTCACAGCATTTAAACCTTCTAATATCTGAAATGATAAAGAGATTATATGACACTATTATATATCATATAGACACGTATACTGTACACGACCTTGGTTTTACAAGGACTAAGGCACTCCAATGCGTTTTGACCACAATAGCAGAATTTTATAGAGGTGAAGCATTCATTACTATAAAATACTGAAAGATatttataaatattattttaactTGCTAACTtttaaacactaaaatataaGATAGTCTCTCATTATCTCGGGTTCAAACGACGATCTAACTTGTTCAAAAAAATGTATTGCACAATAAATGGTCAGATTCGTAATTCGTTCAATCGGATATGAAAAACTCAGGCCCATTGCAATCGACGGTCTTATTTGTTCAAACACTGGTCAACTGCATAAGGCAACGCATGATGTAATCGCATTAACTGTAAAAAAGCATTTCCACCGCTGCATGGCGCATTATGCGTGCCTGTTGCACACATTTTTAAACCAGGTACATGACTCTCAACAAATTAATAGTTCATAAATCATAATATTCGAAAAAACTCATTTGTTCCGGATGGCGTTTAGAAATTAATTTAATTTTACAACTGCTACTTGAAATAGCAAAAATCAGCTCTAGTATTAAATGCAAAGTACTTGTAATTACTTAGGTCAAAATAACAACTAAATACATTTAAAGTTTTAAGCAACTAACTATCTTATTATGATTCTTAAAACTGCAGTAATAAACAAATGCTGATGAAATAATCAAAAAGCCCCAAATCAATTGCAAATTAACAAAACATTAGGTCAAAACATCAAATGCAAATAATAAGATATTCACCTGAATATTATCAGACTCATCAAGTTCAAGCCCTTCTTTCCCTTTCTTCACTTCAGCAGCAGACCCAGATGAAGAACACGAAATAAAACTACTTCTTGGAGGCACCAACACACTCGGAACTAAAACCTTGTTGGTCAACAATGTCCTCATGCCCAAATTTGACCTAAAAAGTAGATATATAATAAAGATCAAACTTCGGTGGAAGTTATCCTCTGACCGTTTTCACCCAAACAAAAGAACTCAACCCAAAAAACCGAGTTACGATAGTTCTTAAATCGGGAAAAATGAGCGAATTATGAATACCAAAAGAAATTAAATTGAATAGAAATGGGGAAAAAGATTCACATTGATACCTATAGGTGAAGTCGAAGAGTGGTCGGTGTGATCATGATCATCTTTCTTGGGGAGATTAGAGCAAAATCGATGAATAATCTGAAGGATCGATATGTGCCTTATCTACCAGCAACAaatcaataaaataatcaagGATCTCCAAATCCCTACACACTACTCTGTCGCTGATGTTGTTATGGTGGTGGCTACGCCTCCGTAGACCGGTCGTCGGAACCACCGATTGGATCCCTCATATTCTCTGTTTCTCCATCTCTATCACTCTAACTCTCTCTTAGTCTCTAATCTGTATAGGTATTATAGAGCAGAGGGTGTGATGGAAACCGCCGGAAGGCGAGACGTTTCATTTGCAATTGAAGACCGAAGACACAAGGCACGTGATAGGGTTTTCATGAGGAAAAGAGGGAGGTCGGTGTGTTAGAAAGAGGGGCAGGATTGGTAGAAAATTGCAAAAAGTTAGCATTTTAACTTGACTTTTTGCATGCCATCTTAATATTTTGTTGAAAATTACTATTGTATCCATGGTAGATGctttatatagtattatagattatagattactagcggtaagacccgtgtgcaaacacgggtcgtttcttagaaaaccatgcataacacatattgatagaacatatagatacatgtatagatattgtacgaaaatgtgttatctattatagctaaaagataactataagtaaatataaaagatatttaacaaacttaataaaagatgtctaaaagatgtctaacaaacttaataaaattcatcagTTACATATGATTATTTTCATTCTCTTATTTAAAAAAGAGAGTATCCACCCATTGACAATGTAAATTGTTATAAACATAAGTacatataaaagatgtctaacaaacttaataaaattcgaatacaacttaactttaacaaacattaactaagaacatacgatcacctgcctaaacaacacacatcaaacctcaCTCAAGAATTTGTTACGCAGCAACATGTCATTTGCTACATGTTGTAATCTGGTTAAATATGCTACTGCAAACAATCTAACAGCTGTTGatccaacaatctccctataCAACAGATGATACGAAAAGccttctttattactgatttttatttctcatcaacatctccctgatttgtcctttgaattgtagtttaaagtccagggagaacatgtcttcttcatcatccctctcaagttgaaggtccaacaaatcttggagatcgtatgcattcagattatatgcactatctattttaatctcttcaacactaccatctgatCTGATCAAAGTCAATACTTGGGTTTTTGAGCATGACTTTCAGTTTACTATTTTTGGACCAGTTGGTTTTCTTGGGCAAAGAattattgaagatgagtttggtgattgtggTATGCTAACTAAATTTACAATTGATTCAGACAAATCAGATGATGAGAGAAGGTTTTTCGGAGTACCGATTTTTAGAGACAGAGCAGTAGTTGTAGGATAGACTGGGTTTTGAAGAACATTTGAATGTTCAGCTCTAACTTCTTCCAGCTTTTTGTAGGTCTCAATTATCTTCAGTTTAGACCATCTGGCAATGGATCTAACTGGACCATAACCAGCAGccacaagctctgctctcattcttttaaacttcaatACCTCATCTGAATCCACTATTTTGACTTTCTTCCAATTAGGTGGAGTTGGCTTTACCAGATGATCATTGTTCATTTTTGTGATTCTATCGATATGAGTTTTTCTCTTACGTGTGGAGATGATTTCTGGTGAAGGAGAATGTTTTGGTAGTGAAGATGAATGTTTGGGAAATCTTTGTGACGTTGGAGATGGTTGGATTATGGTTGGTGTAGTGAAAATGATCATGGCAGATGTTTGACAAACttctgctgaaacaactggtgtctcagcgCATCTATTGACAAAATGGGTGATTATGGTGTGGAAGGTATTTTCTCCGTCTTTTGTGGTGGTTTttttggagaaggttgggatttaGATTGAGAAGGGGATACAATTTCTGTAGGATTAGCTTTTGAATCTGGTGGCAACTTTCTGAGTGAATcgttctccccctttttggcatcattatcatcaacatcatctttctcaaagattgatgtaGAGGTGGAGCCAGTAAGTTTCAATAGATGTTCCTTAATGTTCATAATCTATGCTTGTGTGTCTTTATACCTGGCATCAACCAAATTTTTGATAAATTTCAAACTGAAATTGTGGTTACTTTCATCCAAATTCCTCTGAGCTTGAAGGATGGGTTGCAtagaattccaaagctcattggAAATTTCCTGTCTGGtaggttgacttttaaaaagctcTATTATCTGCtaaatcaattctttcatttcagcaacatcCGTTTCAATGGTAGACACTCTAACCGTCAAATCCTTATAAGTTAATTCATCACCtactttaataggatcatctgaattcccacctgtagtggttgtatttgttttgataataggagaagtctCCAAATCATCAGAACcagatgcccctttttcttcGTTCTGGGGACTTCCCACTGAAGCAGAGATTACATTTGTAACCTCACCAGtcgttgccttcaagggagtcttaatgatgtaaccactttccaactgatcaccaatgggttcaacagttgtagtggctgctccacttgaactaccaccaagagtttcgtAATACTCAACGGGGATAACCTCCTCAACCGTTTGTAGGATAGGAGATGGAATTGGTTCAGACATAGTCATTTGTTGTGATCTACTCTCAGTAATGTGTGCATTAGAGGAACTGTTTTCTTTCTGAAATTCAATTGCTTCAAACAGAGGTAATATTGTTGATGGAACTTGAGTCGAGGGTTGCGGTGTAGAAAGCGTGATTGCCCTGGGAGAGggacttttaaacatactttcatatgaaaggtctacttcatgttgtggtgtccctgtacttacaaaatgatccttttgtgaggatacatgaggagtttggatgggttgagatctttccaacaactgtgaggaagtagcagcagtggtttcaagtgacatttgtgttgtcactgcattaacctctgggatctcatcttccagaggaacctttttattttgtttggttttggtgggctttttggatGTGACAGCTTTCTTTTTGTGTTTTACTGGTGTGTGTTTCACAACACCGGTTGTGGTGTCATGATCACCAAGAGCAGTTTGCTCAACAACAGAAGTTTGAGCAATTGATGTCGTGATGCGGACGCATCTAAAACAGGCTCATCCCCCTTTGTTTCCATTGttgaaacttttgactctttatccattaatttagtaaaagttttacttgtaagactatttatttgaaaagctacaccttgttcaaaatctgtttgtgacacttgttttcgtatgtagtagcttagaagtcttggatacaacagaaaagcattactacgaacacgttttttcaaatttttcacaTTTTCACATTATTAAACAAATCAGAAAACAGTGCTTGTGATAAATTGTAatcagattttgttaaaattgcataacccaaatactgaatgttcaaaggtatctcattaaatgcggtggtcttggctgagagacaagttaaaagagtatgaaacaaaaatttcattggcggagggaagtttggtttgtagatagtaacttcctttaattgtgcatcataccctctttcaatgaactctGTATGAAGTTCAAGTTTTTCAAAGTAGGTCTTACCTCCCAAGTCGTCCAATGCAAATGTAGTGGAAATTGTAAAGGGGGAAATTCGTACCACACTTTCCCCGACCTTAGATCTGGTGGCAACTGGATTATTATCTTCACACTCTATTTCAGCATTAAACCAAAATTGTCGGAGTGTTTCTGTATGAACCGGAGCATCAGCAGTAAGAATTGATTTGTATTTTGATGACGTTAAAAGGTCAATTATTGAGTGATAGCTGgtatttttgctggttttctcgaatatggggaggtagttgtgagggtttttgatgttcagagacatgatcggagaagaaggtgatttggggatgaaacagggtttaaattggagggtttttaatatgttgcaaactgtttttgagaattttgaattAGAGACGGCAGTGGTAGAACCTCGATTTAGGGATGAAACAGCTtttatatagagagaagaagtgaatgctgacgtggcagtagTTACAAATATTTTATGGCTAAGATCTGTCCACGTCAAAACCTCTCTTGCGACAAccgatgacagttgtttggaaacctctgttggtcgttgggaacagtgtgagtcaaacagtaatcagataaacagaagttatgagaacAGATGATAACTTCCAGCAGTTGTTTTCtttttagctaacatctgtccacgtcagaacctctgttgtcataatggatgacagtcagcagtatagtaaatcaacagtcattagAATAAAAAGAAATTATGACAACAGACGGTACCCTTTAGCAGTGGATGTATTTTTAGGCAAGCagaagtttcaaaaacagttgttttcaatcGGTGTAACTCAACAGTCATAAGTCAAACATCTACtgttagcccaaccactgttactctgttagtatcaaatcctctgttaaacATTTTATGATTGAATATCATCTATTGTTCGTTAACATTTGTTGACCCATAGTAGatctttgcatcttcagacatttattcatcagtagatgctctcttttgtcagactttagctacaacacaccttttataacaccaaaatatactgtaaattcttccaaaaaactgttattgataaacaaaattatataataatacttatagcagaccttatataataatacttattcatcattagcccaaccactgttagtatcaaatcctctgttaagcattttaagattgaatatcatatgttgacccatagcagacctttgcatcttcagacatttattcatcagcagatgctctcttttgtcagactttagctacaacacaccttttataacaacAAAATATAACGTAAATTCTTTCAAAAAATTGTTATTGacaaacaaaattatataataatacttatagcagaccttatataataatacttattcatcattagcctaACCACTGTTAGTGTCAAATCCtttgttaagcattttaagattgaatatcatctgttgttcgttaacatctgttgacccttagcagacctttgcatcttcagacatttattcatcagcagatactctcttttgtcagactttagctacaacacaccttttataacagcaaaatataccgtaaattctttcaaaaaactgttattgataaacaaaattatataataatacttatagcagaccttatataataatacttattcatcattagcccaaccactgttagtgtcaaatcctctgttaagcattttaagattgaatatcatatgtcgttcgttaacatctgttgacccatagcagacctttgcatcttcagacatgtattcatcagcagatgctctcttttgtcagactttagctacaacacaccttttataacaccaaaatatacggtaaattcttccaaaaaattgttattgataaacaaaattatataataatactaaagaataacttaaataattaaaatgaagatgcgacaacaaagattaata
The sequence above is drawn from the Helianthus annuus cultivar XRQ/B chromosome 12, HanXRQr2.0-SUNRISE, whole genome shotgun sequence genome and encodes:
- the LOC110896704 gene encoding DNA gyrase subunit B, mitochondrial, coding for MHIGSTGFRGLHHLVYEILDNAVDEAQAGFASKVDIVLLTYGSVCITDNGRGIPIDLHPSSKKSGVETVSTVLHVGGKFGGASSDYKVSGGLHGVGLSVVNALFEVLILKLLILL